One Glycine soja cultivar W05 chromosome 2, ASM419377v2, whole genome shotgun sequence genomic region harbors:
- the LOC114378884 gene encoding phytochrome A-associated F-box protein-like: MEESVFAALTDDIVLSILAKLDDDPRHWARAACVSTRFSTLIRHFCWKTKCSQTFPSSLISSDSPSTWSSLLKLAVCCPGLRHAGIPADRNAAKRMNICRNSHLAGGYRHLRREQGCKLLARQFRDDNLFLCDWPGCVHSYQRRDYMLFRGFFHNFKASGVWRSISDEKRRKIDVECAFCTCQHTWDLQSAFCLRRGFGYHLDGEPVVRAYVCENGHVSGAWTNIPLYS; encoded by the coding sequence ATGGAGGAAAGCGTTTTCGCAGCGCTAACAGACGACATCGTCCTCTCCATTCTGGCGAAGCTAGACGACGATCCACGACACTGGGCGCGCGCGGCGTGCGTCTCCACCCGATTCTCCACCCTCATTCGCCACTTCTGCTGGAAGACCAAATGCTCCCAAACCTTCCCCTCATCTCTCATCTCCTCCGATTCCCCCTCCACCTGGTCCTCCCTCCTCAAGCTCGCCGTTTGCTGCCCCGGCCTCCGCCACGCCGGCATCCCCGCCGACCGGAACGCCGCGAAACGGATGAACATCTGCCGGAATTCGCATTTGGCCGGCGGCTATCGGCATCTGAGGAGAGAACAGGGATGCAAACTTCTCGCGAGACAGTTCCGCGACGATAATTTGTTCCTCTGCGACTGGCCCGGCTGCGTGCACTCCTATCAGAGGCGCGACTACATGCTCTTCCGAGGGTTCTTCCATAACTTCAAAGCGAGCGGGGTTTGGAGAAGCATCAGCGACGAGAAGAGAAGGAAGATCGATGTCGAGTGCGCCTTCTGCACGTGCCAGCACACGTGGGACCTCCAATCCGCCTTCTGCCTCAGACGTGGCTTCGGCTACCATCTCGATGGGGAACCAGTTGTTCGAGCTTATGTCTGTGAGAACGGTCATGTCTCTGGGGCTTGGACCAATATACCCTTGTACTCTTAG
- the LOC114378891 gene encoding hydroxyisourate hydrolase isoform X2: MLETGLDAYRFSISWSRLLPNGRGPVNPKGLQYYNNLINELISNGIQPHATLHNFDLPQVLEDEYGGWISRDIIRDFTYYAEVCFREFGDRVLYWTTVNEPNVFALGGYDQGNSPPRRCSPPFCATNDTMGNSTYEPYLAVHHILLSHSSAARLYWRKYRDKQHGFVGISIYTFGIFPQTNTEKDRVASQRARDFFVGWIMEPLQYGDYPISMKTNAGERIPAFTNHESKQVKGSFDFIGVIHYTNLNVSDNSDALKNQLRDFTADMAANIFGEDLFSNEEYLITPWGLRQELNKFKLLYGNPPIFIHENGQRTASNSSLQDVTRVKYLHGYIGSVLDALRDGSNIKGYFAWSFLDLFELLDGYKSSFGLYYVDRDDPELKRYPKLSAKWYNRFLKGRRTSIVGTIELEKDPSLVFVSQLFE, encoded by the exons ATGCTGGAAACAGGGCTTGATGCCTATAGATTTTCGATTTCATGGTCAAGATTGTTACCAA ATGGCAGAGGACCCGTCAATCCCAAAGGATTACAGTACTACAACAATCTCATCAACGAACTTATCAGCAATG GAATCCAACCACATGCCACGCTACACAACTTTGATCTTCCACAGGTACTTGAAGATGAATATGGAGGATGGATTAGTCGTGACATCAT AAGAGACTTCACATACTACGCAGAAGTATGTTTTAGAGAGTTTGGTGACAGAGTGTTGTATTGGACCACTGTAAATGAGCCCAATGTTTTCGCCTTAGGTGGTTATGATCAGGGAAACAGCCCACCTCGACGATGTTCTCCCCCATTTTGTGCTACAAACGACACAATGGGCAACTCAACATATGAACCCTACTTGGCTGTTCATCATATTTTGTTATCACATTCTTCAGCTGCTAGATTGTACTGGAGAAAATATAGG GACAAACAACATGGATTTGTTGGTATCTCTATTTACACGTTTGggatttttcctcaaacaaatACAGAAAAAGACAGGGTAGCATCTCAACGAGCCCgtgatttttttgttggttg GATTATGGAACCCCTGCAATATGGAGACTATCCCATTTCCATGAAGACAAATGCAGGTGAAAGAATTCCGGCCTTCACAAATCATGAATCTAAACAAGTTAAGGGTTCATTTGACTTCATAGGCGTAATTCACTACACCAATCTCAATGTCTCAGACAATTCTGACGCCCTTAAGAACCAACTGAGAGATTTCACTGCAGACATGGCGGCAAATATCT TTGGAGAGGATCTGTTTTCAAATGAAGAg TACCTTATAACACCGTGGGGTTTGCGTCAAGAGTTGAATAAATTCAAGCTCCTTTATGGGAATCCTCCTATATTTATTCATGAAAatg GTCAACGGACAGCAAGTAATTCGTCACTGCAAGACGTGACAAGGGTGAAATACTTGCATGGATATATTGGTAGCGTGCTTGATGCCTTAAG AGATGGATCAAATATAAAGGGGTATTTTGCATGGTCTTTCCTGGATTTGTTCGAGTTGCTAGATGGATACAAGTCGAGCTTTGGCCTATACTACGTTGATAGGGATGATCCAGAGTTGAAGAGATACCCAAAGCTCTCTGCAAAATGGTACAACCGGTTTTTGAAGGGTAGAAGGACCTCTATAGTTGGAACTATTGAACTTGAGAAGGATCCATCACTTGTTTTTGTTTCCCAATTATTTGAGTAG
- the LOC114369377 gene encoding polyamine oxidase 1-like, producing MFGGPGNTTLEKWQNVNGLPLYIYTSLSLSTILFNSSLSFVIIVGAGVSGISAAKLLAENGVKDLVILEASNCIGGRIRKENFGGVSVELGAGWIVGVGGKESNPIWELVAEYGLRTCFSDYTNVPYNIYDRSGKIFSSGIAADSYKKAVDSAIRNLTNQEEADRQGNSSKTTEPPSSPLELAIDFILHDFEMAEAVPISTFTAFGEREFLVADERGFDYLVYKMAEDFLLTSEGKILDTRLKLNHVVREIEHRGSGVRVITEDDCIYEANYVLVSVSIGVLQSNLVAFHPPLPRWKLEAIEKCDVTVYTKIFLKFPYQFWPSGPGNEFFIYAHDQRGYYTFWQVPDKQRFLNRKQSQEENHLCYSYQRRALPPPSSQVVLRNSL from the exons ATGTTTGGTGGTCCGGGGAATACAACATTGGAAAAGTGGC AAAATGTTAATGGACTCCCGCTATATATTTAtacctctctttctctctctaccaTACTCTTCAACTCTTCTCTTTCATTCGTCATTATCGTCGGTGCTGGTGTATCCG GTATCTCTGCGGCAAAGCTGTTGGCCGAGAATGGCGTAAAGGATCTTGTAATCCTGGAGGCTTCAAACTGTATTGGCGGTAGGATTCGGAAGGAAAACTTCGGCGGTGTGTCCGTCGAACTCGGAGCTGGTTGGATTGTCGGAGTTGGCGGCAAAGAGTCCAATCCAATTTGGGAACTCGTCGCTGAATATGGCCTTCGAACATGCTTCTCTGACTACACGAATGTGCCATACAACATATATGATCGCAG TGGAAAGATATTTTCGAGTGGAATCGCTGCGGACTCGTACAAAAAAGCTGTGGACTCGGCAATTCGAAACTTAACGAACCAGGAAGAAGCCGATCGCCAAGGCAATAGCTCCAAAACAACTGAACCACCTTC GTCGCCATTAGAGCTAGCAATTGATTTCATCCTCCATGATTTTGAAATGGCAG AGGCAGTACCGATATCTACCTTTACAGCGTTTGGCGAAAGGGAATTTTTGGTTGCGGATGAAAGAGGTTTTGATTATTTGGTATATAAAATGGCTGAAGATTTTTTGTTGACATCTGAGGGTAAAATACTGGACACTCGTCTCAAACTCAACCAT GTGGTCCGGGAAATAGAGCATCGGGGAAGTGGCGTTAGGGTGATAACAGAGGATGATTGCATTTATGAAGCAAATTACGTACTTGTGTCCGTTAGCATTGGGGTTCTCCAAAGCAACCTTGTTGCCTTCCATCCACCCTTACCC AGATGGAAATTAGAAGCCATAGAGAAATGTGATGTAACCGTGTACACCAAAATTTTCCTGAAGTTTCCATATCAGTTCTGGCCAAGTGGACCCGGAAATGAATTCTTCATATATGCTCACGATCAAAGAGGCTACTACACATTTTGGCAg GTACCTGATAAGCAGAGGTTCCTAAACCGAAAACAAAGTCAAGAGGAAAATCATCTCTGCTATAGTTATCAGCGCCGAGCACTCCCACCACCAAGTTCACAAGTAGTGCTAAGAAACTCACTATGA
- the LOC114378891 gene encoding hydroxyisourate hydrolase isoform X1, which produces MMEPPQTRLMINVFIVSFLALLVNLVVGVLGADNYSRDDFPLDFVFGSGTSAYQVEGAANKDGRTPSIWDTFAYAGYAHGENGDVACDGYHKYKEDVQLMLETGLDAYRFSISWSRLLPNGRGPVNPKGLQYYNNLINELISNGIQPHATLHNFDLPQVLEDEYGGWISRDIIRDFTYYAEVCFREFGDRVLYWTTVNEPNVFALGGYDQGNSPPRRCSPPFCATNDTMGNSTYEPYLAVHHILLSHSSAARLYWRKYRDKQHGFVGISIYTFGIFPQTNTEKDRVASQRARDFFVGWIMEPLQYGDYPISMKTNAGERIPAFTNHESKQVKGSFDFIGVIHYTNLNVSDNSDALKNQLRDFTADMAANIFGEDLFSNEEYLITPWGLRQELNKFKLLYGNPPIFIHENGQRTASNSSLQDVTRVKYLHGYIGSVLDALRDGSNIKGYFAWSFLDLFELLDGYKSSFGLYYVDRDDPELKRYPKLSAKWYNRFLKGRRTSIVGTIELEKDPSLVFVSQLFE; this is translated from the exons ATGATGGAACCACCACAAACGAGGTTGATGATCAACGTTTTCATAGTGAGTTTCTTAGCACTACTTGTGAACTTGGTGGTGGGAGTGCTCGGCGCTGATAACTATAGCAGAGATGATTTTCCTCTTGACTTTGTTTTCGGTTCAGGAACCTCTGCTTATCAG GTGGAAGGAGCTGCTAACAAAGATGGAAGAACTCCTAGCATCTGGGACACCTTTGCCTACGCTG GATATGCCCATGGAGAAAATGGAGATGTAGCCTGTGATGGGTACCACAAGTACAAG GAAGATGTGCAGCTAATGCTGGAAACAGGGCTTGATGCCTATAGATTTTCGATTTCATGGTCAAGATTGTTACCAA ATGGCAGAGGACCCGTCAATCCCAAAGGATTACAGTACTACAACAATCTCATCAACGAACTTATCAGCAATG GAATCCAACCACATGCCACGCTACACAACTTTGATCTTCCACAGGTACTTGAAGATGAATATGGAGGATGGATTAGTCGTGACATCAT AAGAGACTTCACATACTACGCAGAAGTATGTTTTAGAGAGTTTGGTGACAGAGTGTTGTATTGGACCACTGTAAATGAGCCCAATGTTTTCGCCTTAGGTGGTTATGATCAGGGAAACAGCCCACCTCGACGATGTTCTCCCCCATTTTGTGCTACAAACGACACAATGGGCAACTCAACATATGAACCCTACTTGGCTGTTCATCATATTTTGTTATCACATTCTTCAGCTGCTAGATTGTACTGGAGAAAATATAGG GACAAACAACATGGATTTGTTGGTATCTCTATTTACACGTTTGggatttttcctcaaacaaatACAGAAAAAGACAGGGTAGCATCTCAACGAGCCCgtgatttttttgttggttg GATTATGGAACCCCTGCAATATGGAGACTATCCCATTTCCATGAAGACAAATGCAGGTGAAAGAATTCCGGCCTTCACAAATCATGAATCTAAACAAGTTAAGGGTTCATTTGACTTCATAGGCGTAATTCACTACACCAATCTCAATGTCTCAGACAATTCTGACGCCCTTAAGAACCAACTGAGAGATTTCACTGCAGACATGGCGGCAAATATCT TTGGAGAGGATCTGTTTTCAAATGAAGAg TACCTTATAACACCGTGGGGTTTGCGTCAAGAGTTGAATAAATTCAAGCTCCTTTATGGGAATCCTCCTATATTTATTCATGAAAatg GTCAACGGACAGCAAGTAATTCGTCACTGCAAGACGTGACAAGGGTGAAATACTTGCATGGATATATTGGTAGCGTGCTTGATGCCTTAAG AGATGGATCAAATATAAAGGGGTATTTTGCATGGTCTTTCCTGGATTTGTTCGAGTTGCTAGATGGATACAAGTCGAGCTTTGGCCTATACTACGTTGATAGGGATGATCCAGAGTTGAAGAGATACCCAAAGCTCTCTGCAAAATGGTACAACCGGTTTTTGAAGGGTAGAAGGACCTCTATAGTTGGAACTATTGAACTTGAGAAGGATCCATCACTTGTTTTTGTTTCCCAATTATTTGAGTAG
- the LOC114369368 gene encoding G-type lectin S-receptor-like serine/threonine-protein kinase SD2-5, with the protein MKNRYLAHAQHHPPFHDSALPKRKLDKSCTVKSPSQYAMDAIISKGKSSNKPLVVVGCFPQGSRDLKDLERISIIGVQQINRVFEIVEKTLKGHEVRLLTCQKLATLELQKVRKNEFVEILPINVGCLGACTYCKTKHVRGHLRSYTIDSLIGCVKSMISEGVRALLWKVVYSEHSDPKSLWVATLDPNGAITFYDLNKRRAPNPEAVKVPQDPCGIPQSSDLYCGCFFENCSDAGHGNKKGRNDTVLVVVIFVLTVLIIVGLITGFWYYYKRKTNVAKYPQDNLDEDDNFLDRLSGMTAHFTFAAFCRATEDFSRNIAEGGFGSVYLGVLEDGTQLAVKKLEGVGQGAKEFKAEVSIVGSIHHVHLVKLSVIVQVEEIFPHMTELTSFCSSHLCNKDIL; encoded by the exons ATGAAGAACAGATACTTGGCACATGCTCAACACCATCCTCCATTTCATGACTCTGCACTTCCAAAGAGAAAGTTGGATAAGAGTTGCACAGTTAAATCCCCAAGCCAATATGCCATGGATGCCATCATATCAAAAGGAAAATCTTCAAATAAACCACTAGTTGTTGTTGGTTGTTTCCCTCAAGGAAGTCGAGATTTGAAAGACCTCGAACGGATCAGCATAATTGGAGTCCAGCAAATCAATCGTGTTTTTGAAATTGTAGAGAAGACTTTAAAAGGTCATGAAGTGCGCCTTTTGACCTGTCAGAAATTGGCAACACTTGAGCTTCAAAAGGTAAGGAAGAACGAGTTTGTTGAGATTCTTCCTATTAATGTTGGTTGTTTAGGTGCTTGCACTTATTGCAAGACAAAGCATGTTCGGGGTCACCTAAGAAGTTACACAATTGATAGCCTTATTGGGTGTGTAAAATCTATGATATCCGAAGGGGTTAGAGCTTTGTTGTGGAAAGTTGTCTACTCTGAGCACTCAGATCCTAAGTCACTGTGGGTTGCTACCTTGGATCCAAATGGTGCAATCACTTTTTATGATCTCAACAAAAGGAGGGCTCCAAACCCTGAGGCGGTTAAGGTACCACAAGACCCTTGTGGCATTCCTCAGTCTAGTGATCTTTATTGTGGTTGCTTCTTTGAAAACTG TAGTGATGCTGGACATGGCAACAAAAAGGGAAGGAATGACACGGTGCTAGTAGTTGTCATATTTGTTCTCACAGTTCTGATTATAGTTGGTCTTATAACAGGATTCTGGTACTACTACAAGAGGAAGACGAATGTTGCTAAGTATCCTCAAGATAACTTGGACGAAGATGATAATTTCTTGGACAGACTTTCTGGGATGACTGCACATTTTACTTTTGCTGCTTTTTGTAGAGCAACTGAGGATTTTTCCAGAAACATTGCAGAAGGAGGGTTTGGCTCGGTGTATCTAGGTGTGCTTGAAGATGGCACTCAATTGGCTGTAAAAAAATTGGAAGGTGTTGGACAAGGTGCAAAAGAGTTTAAAGCGGAAGTGTCCATAGTTGGAAGTATTCATCATGTTCATTTGGTTAAGCTATCAGTTATTGTTCAAGTTGAAGAGATCTTCCCTCATATGACagagttaacaagtttttgttCAAGTCACCTATGTAACAAGGATATACTCTAG